The genomic segment CTAAACGCTACTTTCTCAAATAGTCTATCATAAAGCATATAATGTTTTACACCATTtgataatcaaatatatttatactttacCAAATGATGCATTTATTAAAGATATATGacaagtaataaaatattttgtacgTGCAATACGGCCTAAAGCTtatcaatgttaaaaatattaaatgcatgtATAATAAAGTACCTCGATGCTTGTATATCTTATTCTCGATATTTGTGCAGATTACTAAAGTAGAAAGATATAATCATAATCACCACACCCAAGAAAAAGACGTTGTGAGAGATGAAGAACATTATGAGAATGTTTCCCTTGAAGTCTTTTGCTCTCTCACATCATACAAGCTTGATTTGCTAAAGACTATGATAAAGCTCTGATCTCAACAATGTAGACTAAAGTCTGACTTCCCGCCTAAAGGCTACATGCTTTCCTGAAGTCAACTTCTCTGTCTAACGATCATCTTTCAAAAAAAGGTATATATAGACGAAAGCTTAAAGGGAAGATAAGAAGAATAATATAATGAACTCGTGTATGCTAAGCCTCTTGTGCTCATATATCGTCTGAAGTTAAATATTTCTCTAGAAGAGAAAAATCTTAGCAAATCACAAAATTCTTTGTATTGTTTATATCCTTTTTTTGAGAGTTATCATCTATACATTTTCTCATAACACTGTTTGTgctgtaaattttgaaaagaattaaaacacttggtGTTTAACTCAGCTAAATAAAAACCGTCTAGATGTGTTGTCTAGGGTTGAAAACAaaagtggttagaatacttgtAAATCATAAGGGGTTAAACTTGGATTAGTCGTGTTGACTAAGTGAactaggagtggtgagaatacttgTTGTAAACCTGGAGAGGTAAAACTCGTGTAATCTTTCTAAAAGATTAATGAAACCCTTGAGAGTTCTTAAGGGAGAAATAACAAAGTATATCTTTTATAAACCTCTCAtacaaagtatattttttataaaccaTTAGATGATGTTTTGCGAAAAgatttcaaaaacattattcATCCTCTAGTGTTTTCATATGATTTCAGTAAATTATCCtttggaaattattttaaaggtGATGTGTtgtttcaattttcttctttcaatccattttttatttccttttgcaactcgtttttgttttcctttttgttttgtaattgtCGAATTGATTTCCAAGGAAACTTACATGTTTTTGCCATTATTGTGAATTCTTTCACGGGTTTTGAGTTTTCAAACACCTCATTCTATCATCTCTTGAGGTTTAAATCAATAACTCTATTAATACTGTATCAAAAAGTGAAAGTGGTGGTTCAATATAGAAATATGACAGTATGCGCTCATGTGATACTAGGTTGAGAAATATGAATTTTCaacttaagataaaaaaaatgtagccTTTGGCATAGgatttaaaacaaagaaatatagACATGTGAAATTGTGAATCAAGAAATAACAACCTTTTAGACTTTACAACGTTGGAAGAGTGTGATGCAACAtttcaaaaagtgatttttgatttaaaaatagatGTAAGGAAGTTTGTTAATGATATAAATAACATGAAACACAGTGGATTTTAACAAATgagtttaaaatgaaaaatgcaaTACCAGTATACTATgaataatcaataaatattaattctatttatcttaatttacgTATAACTCTCTCTCCGTATCTTATAAGATCAAAATATCTCTATCTTCTCGTCTTTCATATCATATTCCTTTCGAGATgtgttatttcttatttattaatgttgGACTTACGGAGTATTTCTTGTGAAAAACTCTCTAACACTCAagttagaaataataaaatcaatatataaatgaacaatgtatatattaatctatttatatttttaattagcaTATAAACCTGAGTGTTCATCAAATGTACAATTAATACTATCTTAACACgcgataaaaaaaataatcactttAATGTTATCACTTATGTATGATTAAATTTTCTtgatatcatatatatttatataccaAGATTATTAGGATTTTAAATGTGAATCCAAATTGTACGttggatagaaataaaaaaatttaagataaaagatttattaattttttgtcttaaGATTTTTAATAAAGAGTAGTAAAAGAATCATTAATCCACTGACAATTCTTGATTGCAGGATGACttgtaaaaaaacattaattatagaCTATTGGATCCAAGTTTTGTCAAGAAAGAAAAGCATATGAAGTGAACACAATTCTGATCTGAGTGTGGCATTGAAGAAACTGAATTTGCAAGTGTAATGATGGCGCTAAACATTGTTGACCATGGGGAAAATTCACGACAACATTAATAACCACATAATATAATCACCGAAGCTTAGAACAACTGTACAATGACGTGTTTACTTTTTACGGGAAAAGCTTTTAGAAAATCcaaccaaaaactaaaaaaaacaaaggaaaaagtaaaagatTTAACATGTTGAAGTGATTGATGATACGCATTTCTATAGGTAGAAGGTCAATGTAATAACGTAAGCCGCCACACAGTAGGATAGTCTAAAACAAAGAGGAAAAATATATCCCTGTAGTTAAATTTCTCTTGGAGGAGTGTCTCAATTATTGTCCCCTCTGGCAGAATTTTAAAATCAGAGACCTTTTTTCTGGTTGAAGAAACTTGGAAATGTGGAATGAAGAGGCATTTTGACTCGTTGGTCATTTAGGAaatgttttctttataaatttgcATATGAGTAATGATTTCATGCACCTTTTTCTGTTGGGCTTGTTTGGTGTTACATTTATCTATTAGCTCTTGGAAGTTATATCAAGGAAACTTTATTCTGCCAGCATTTTCGGACATTTGCTGGCCCCCCAAAACCTCATTTTGACTTAAAACATGGACAAAATTCAAGTGTTAATATCTCCAGTAATTAACTACATCAACATCTTTAACAATATACACATCTAATGCACATTCTCTATACTTATATAGCCTTGTTTTTTTAGTATGTGATCACAAGTTCGATTTCTGAAATCCGCAAACacgaaaatatatttattgagagaatatcacaaaaacaaataagCTATTGAATTGAAGTCTTGTCTTAATTTAAGAGCTTCTCCTGTTTAAACTTTATTCATGTATGTGTTTTCCTTCACAGTGTGGAGATTTCTGGGCCAGACATTGTTTTGGTCGTATTAGAGAAACGTCTTTAGCATATTCAGTGACCTTTGTTTTGATAATGAACTTGATGGGGGAAAAATCCATTGGGAAGACTCGTGTCCACAGGAATATATGGTGTACTAACTTCTCTTAGCTGGATCACACATCTTTCCAACTTAGCCAAATTCTCTCTTATCTGATacaatttctcatttttatgtGTGATGTGTCCACGGCGCGTCTACCTAAAAGTCTAggtaaaaatacttttaatatgcAAGTTTCATTTTGAAATGTTGAGAACTGGTGTTTAACATTTGAAGAAAATATAGCCTGAATGAAAATCTGTAAAAATATGTCAGATTTGGACCGATCTCAGGTGACTGTTGTTGGCAGTAAAAATTTGAGGCCAGTGTTTGAAAAACTAGTACAATATGTTTATGTCTACTTTATTGGAATGTAGGAACtcgatttttgtttgtttatgcatattaacattaacaatagtaacatataatattatataaacacACTATTTATGAATACTCATACCTATTGCCACATATTGGTACActattacattataagaaggCACAACAGAGGGTATGCAATGTCACAAAGTAGTTGAACAAAAGGCAACATTAATACAAATCTTTTCGACTTTTATGTTCCTCTTTTCTTCGGTACAAAAtctactctctctctctctctctctctaatgTCTTTGTACATATATGCTTATACCTTTAAACGACTTTTTCTTGTTAAACTTGTTAATCAAGTTTGGCATATTGCTGCAGTGTGATGGATCCCCATCGAAGACCATCACTATCTTCTCTTTACCCTAGTGGCAAGCAAAAGGGAAATCCTTTACTTGAGAGCGGAGTATAAACTCAAGGTCAAAACCTTCAAAAGAATCAAAACTATAAGAATATCAAAACTTTGATTGTAACACCCATAAGGGTATAATGTGCCTCCAATTTCAGTACTACTTTTGTTAGACTCAGGTAGCTAGCTAAGTAGGTGAAAAGGCTGTGTTTGCTTTAACTACGGTTTGTGGTCAAGTTTTTTTAGCCTTCTAATAACATCAGACACAGTTTTAACTGGGTGTCATTTGATAATGCAAATTCCAAAGTAGATGGATTAATCAAACAAGTTGCAGACGAAAAATGTTAACTTGTCAAACAAAAAAACCatattttatatgaatgaaGGATTCTTGATGGAAACAATTCCTGTTATTAAACGAAAAAATCCTACGTGTGAAAAGCAAGTTAGGGGTAGTGTAGAAAGTGGACTTCAAATCATGTGAGCAAAGAAAGAATCTCCTCAACGGCCaaatgagagaagaagaaacaagAATCTGTTCTGAAACTTACGTATATAATAAGGACCCCATGAAAAAATAATGCATGGCCATATCAAAAACTTTAGTCAtctgtctctctctctcatattctcttttttctcttcccTACCTCCCACACTTCCCCTGTCTGccataaatacataaaaaagttGAGGGGAATGTCGTCTGGTTCGAGATCATTCATGTAAGTAGTCTCAGACGTAACTCTTCTGGGTGATTTCGGACCAGGCTTCATTCCCCTCAGCAACCAACCAAAAGCAGACACTATTTTCTTCCACTCCTACATACATAGACAACCTTCTTTTCCTTTCATCACTCTCCTTCTCATGTCGTGTTCTTGATGTTCTAAGGCAATTGTACATCATTGCATAAAACGGGTATGTAGCAGTAACTTGTTATTGTGTATGCTTTCTGGTGGTTATAACTCATAATTTCAAGTTCCTATCTTTCCTCTATAGCTTGTTTTGTATGAGTATCTGTTGGTTTGTTGATAAACActagtttgtttgtttgtttgttgtctTTGGGACCTAAGCAGcataattagttttttcttGCTTGTGTTCTGTTGGGGAACAATCTCTTCATTCTTCTCCAGAATCATATTATTTGTTCAGCACAAACTATCTTTACCAGGTGGTTAAGTTACTCTCGTGATTCGAGAAAACTAAAACTACAGAATCAGAAAAGAATTATGAGATAGAAGAAAGGCATGtggatttgatttatttaaagcTCCTTAACTGATGTAATGAGAAGACTATCACAAGATTCCTCATAACTTTTTGATGTTATTTCACAATAATCACATGGAAAAGCAAACCCCATAAGACACAAACATCAAAGGGCAGGCTTTGTTGGCATCACAATCATGAGTTGTTTCCAGCATAAAGCTTAATCTCACCAAGTTTCAATATAGTTCATTCTTTAGGTAATActgatatattaaatatatttttagccGAATGATCGGATGGAACACTGTTACTCATCCAATCATTTGCGTCTGAATCTGATTTGAGAGTCTTCTCTTACAGTTGCACTATCTAGTATGAGTACAGAGAAATGGTAAAATAATAGgtgaaaaaaatagtattacaaTAATGCAGTCCAAGCTAAGACATGACATACACAGTGAAACCGAAAATATATAACTAGCTGCAACATACACTAAAGGAAGGTTTTTTAGGGTAAAGATTGTAAATATCTTCCACTAGAAACAATTTTGTTCGAGTTGAGTAGGATAAATGTGAAGGATAAAGTTTTCTCTCTTGAGTATTTTTACGTAGTTGTGTATTTAGGAGGGCACGAGATTATTGGTTAAACTGAAAATATCATAGTGATTAAACTGAAACAATACTGTAACTAATGATCAATGTGTTAAGTAGTCAGGTGTTTATAGTTTACAACCCATAAAAATGTAGCAAAATGACATGGCTGTGACAGAATAGGTAAATAGGTAGTAGTGTTGGTGTAGTAAATCAGGGTGAATGATTCAATCTAGGGGCATTTTGGAGTCTTGACATCATCCTTTGCAGGGAAACTGCAGTTACAGGTGACAGGAACATGCAGATGGTAGAGTATGGATCGGGGAGTATCACTTGTCCGTTCAATTGCACAAAAGGCGAAAAGAACAGTAAAATAATTCTGGCATGTTTCACCTGGGATGGAAAGAAAACCCCCAGGCAGGTAAATGTACACTTATGactttataattttgtaaagcTGGTTGAAAACTAGGTAAGAACAAACTCTGTGTAAACCATGAATATGACTCAAAAAAATGCAGCACCCTTCATACAAAGAGCAGATTAAATAAAGATGCTTGAAACATTGCACTATGGTTCAAAACATGACTAAATATTATGTTTGcaaaagtatataaaatgaAGCATTAGTGATTATGacagaattaaaattttgttttctatgtGGTGCATTGAAAGAAGCATATTTGAATCAAATATACGAAAATtgacattttaataaaaagttattaagctGATACTTAGAGCCACATTGTGAGCAGAACAGTTCTTAAAATACTGTGCAATATATTAGCATGATGAGAACATATTTGTTGACCCCACACGCTTGGTGTAATGAAATGCTTGTTGGTTTCATCTGAgtcatcatttttattttggtacagatgaaataaaaagaacagTTAGAGACAGCCTTAAAAAGGAGTTCGTAGGGTCATCCCAATTCCCAAAGCAGACTCCAGTGTTGGTTCATTCCATGATTGATTAATTACAGGCAGAGGCTCCATAGAATCAGATTCCAGATCACTTACCTAAGCCACCAAGCAACTTCCACCTAAAAGAGACTTCAGAAGGCACAGATAACAAACTACATGCTTCTTTGGCACCTGCAAAGCTGGCATGCACATGCCACAGAACCACCAATTACACCACCTACACCTAAACCTCCTTTTTTCTGCATATTTCCCAACAACCAAACATTAACCTCCATTCTATTATCATCACTCACTAGAGCAGCtaacacaaaaatgaaaacttccTTTTCATGCTACAACGGCAAGATATTGTTACATGATCCAAGTATTTGGAATACTAAGTGTAAGTCTAAATCTcaatagaaataagaaaatacaatattatatatatagataaaagactctttaatttattatttttgataaaaaattatatgaatccCTTGTATAGTTAGATTCATCTGACTCTCCATTGTTCACACTTTTAACTAATTCTTTGAACCGTTCTCTTATTAGATAAAGTTTatggagaattttttttttcaaatttagtttgctatttttttagtttttgataaatttttaaacaataatgaAGCACTTGTTAAAAGAGATATGTTTAAAGATAATGTTAGTACTCCTCTTCTTACAAAACCTGTAATATTGCACCAGATACGTTGCAGAGGAGtttttctgaaaaagaaaatgttagatCTTCagcaaatttttatttaatgacaaTTTTCAGCAAGAccttaaaaacaaattaaccGCCAAATAAttcaagttttttattattattattattgcaacgaccttattattttattttcacttttcatCTGTTAACTTATCTATATATATGTCAAAGTATCTATTGTTCAATTAgtttgagaaatattttttcAGTTGCCACTAATATTCAGAGGACATTTTGGTAACAAATAAAAACAGGAGAGACAATGGGCATGTTGTTAAGGGAGACATGAGCACAACAATTAGTCAACTAGAAAAAGGTTAGCAATTAGTCAACTAGGGATTGTGTGCACTTTGATGTAGGAAGGAACATTAATGGatagtatgttttttttttgtgtttttgtgtgtgaTAATGCACAGTTTCAGTTCCAcatactaatttattttaaaaaatgattttttttcttgtatatttacatttttttacctTCATTTAAtactattcttttttattttttatttttttctttctttaaaaaaatataaaaatatatttttatgactattttatctttatattttatgtcaaataaatataaaaatatgtcataatattattacttatttattttttataaatgaaacttCAGCTTGagtaaatgaaaataacaacTTTGAATCTAAAActtgtttttaagtttttaacaGCATATAACACATTCCTTCAGAAGACTGAATGTGAATTTAAGAGCCAAATATACTTCATAATGTGCCATTTGGTCATATATCCATTCAAGAATTTGttatttgaattcaaattttcaactagatttgttgtgttgtttttttaatGTGCTTTTACAATATACTGatttttatatatcttaaatATGAACTGTGATATAAAGTTAATTCTACAAGTTTAGTTAACTCTATAGATACAAGTAAACACGTGAGAAAATCATAAATGATGTGTTACTTGTTCAACTATATATACATGATTTCAGTCAAACAATCTAAAAGTATAGAagattttagttaatttatcaAGAAtcgaatattattttatttttttatagaataaatgaattattttaatcttatcaCCATTCTCTATTACGAAAATGTTTACATAGTTGCCCTTATCACGTTGATATTATTAGGAATAAAAAACACGAATGAAatgtttttagaaattaaagacaataattacaaacattcaaataaataattacgtatttaaaaaaaatagaaacacaaattaaaagtaaaaggtgaaatatttatttggaaaaatatttaaattaaactaattagaaataaagacttaaataataatatatcatttccCCATTTTCGTActcctctttttttctctttcttttcctccaTTTTCAAAGCTTCGTCTCTTGTAATTGATTCAAGATTTAAATGCTTCGTGTCTATCATACGTTCTCTCCATATATTCCCTAAACCCTAATTAGAAGAATGAGACTTtagagggagagaaaaaaaaagtataataatatttttctaacatgttaatcacataataacacgtaaataatattaaaatattattaaaaaaatattgtcaaaatatcattatcttcCTATAAATGACTTTTGAGGATAATATTTTAACAGtcatcacataaaaaaatatccatttgataacttaaaataataatttaatcatatttatttttattgtttattttcaaattctaatatataatattatattagtataatGGATTATAAGGTAGTTGTATTTTTGTTAAGGGTGTCCaagtactttttttattttttttctttgcttttattTATTGCGAACATGTTTGTaagaaattaataatacaaatatcaAGAGTcaatttgtgttttaaaatttttgtaattttttggtttatgttttttcttcttattctttaGTTACTTAAgcagttataatatataatataaaagtttactggaaagaaaaaatacttaatattttttctatttgtttatttaatcacatatattattttcagtttttgtaatcaattaaattttattaagcaAACTCATGTTGCAAAGtgtacaaaaatattattttttcaagttattctaaattcaaataagtatttttttttcaaatcaattttgaCTAAACACGAATATTCTCAATCACTTTTATTTAATCATgttcaagtattttttttctaagtcATTTATGATTcaattaaatattcttttaacaagTTATTCTTAACTTTTACAAACACACAATTTGAATAATCAACATATCATTATCTTAATTTTTGCTAAagattgtaaatttttttgacATACAAGGATTTGATTCTTTGACTAATTTGCTTATATGAacacaaacaatatttttttaaggtttttagGACATAAGAAAATTTTAGCAAAGTTTTGGAACTTGCAAATTATAGCTCTTctctctcaattttttttttctaaaaagagTTTTTGCATAGGCTTCATAATAGATGATCACCTTAAACCTTTTGGTGTCTATTGAGTAACTTTTAACTCAATTGATTATTTTCTTCTCATTATAGTTGTTGAGCTTTAACATATAGAAGCATTAAATGCCTTTCATACAACATTCATTACATTTCACAAGTTTTCAtgctaatataaaattttaaaatatataataatattaatagaaaataatatcaatttatataatCGTTATAATGATACTAGTGCTTGGTAATTCATATTAACAtctaaacttttattattttattacttattatttaCAAAGTCCTTTTTTTCAATAAGGATTTACTAGTATCTTAAGGACTTTATCTCAACTAAAATGAATCAACCAAACATACGTAAAATTTAACTAGAAATTATTCCTTTCAACGATTGACCTtgagtttattaatttttatttatcatatagaAAATTCTAATACATAAAACAGGGCATATACTCTGCCTACTTTAGCAATTTCTTATGGCTACAACTTTCTTTTGACTTACTTCAAATAGGaacatgtaaatatttttaatatggtatggtctttttacaaagaaaaaaacatatttaatgacTGATTTCGACAGCCAAACATGACAGTTCTTTGTTGgatgaaaaaaattctttttaaaagatGATCATATCATGTTTTACATGAAGAACTCGAATTCAAGAAAAAGGGATTGAAGAAACTGAGGTAGAATAATAAGAAACAAACTTGGTAATATTAGTGTGGAAGTGGTTGAGTGCTAGCTTTTAGTTTGGATTCTACATACTAAAGAATAGGCAAAAAGTAGCAGTTTTCATTCTACATTGGAGCAGTTAATAAGCACAAATTGCTCTTCCTACGTCAATGCAAGCAACACATGAATCGTGTGTAGATGTCCTTCTCAGAAAACCTTTTAGGAAGCTAAATATGTATGAGCAACAAAAGGTTCCAACCATAGTTAAACTTACCCCATCTTACTGCATCATGACAGTTCCATGGAATGCTAGAACTCAACTTTTTCTTGCCAACATGTTCTTTGCACTTACTCTTCATATATATGAGGTCTCATCAAAGCTGTGTTCTAAAGAGGTTTGATCATGACAGACATATTTGAAAACCAACCATCACCTGATTCTTCAAATTATGCATCAAGCAGTGGCTTCTGTGTGGAAGACAAGGAGATTGGATATGGAGCTGCAacatcaaaacatatatatCTTTTGGCCAACAAATCTGTTCTCCACTTCTTTTCCATCAAAATTGACCTGAATTATGCTCGCATGGTAAGAGTATTAAGAACCCATCTCATTAAATTCAAGCATTGTTTAAGTAAATTTCTTCCTTAATACTTACAAGTTTTGTAAAGAAAGTATGAAGTTTTGTAAAATGAGAAGTACAAGTTTTTGGTATGTAGGTAATGGCAGAGTTGGTGGGTACTTTTATTTTGATGTTCTGTGTATGTGGAATCAGTGGAAGCACAGAAATCCAAAAGGGTGCAGTGGGCCTTGCGGAGTATGCAGCTACAGCAGGGTTAACAGTGGTGGTGGTAATTTTCTCTATAGGGCCAATATCTTGTGCGCACGTTAACCCAGCTGTCACAATAGCCTTTGCTACAATGGGTCAATTTCCATGGTTGAAGGTGCTAATAATAATAGAACAAGAGCTAGCATAGCATGGCATAGACCTTGTTAAAAATTTTCTGGTGGTATAATTGATTAGTTTGTGACTACGTACCATTATTTTGCTGAACAGGTTCCAGTTTACATAATAGCACAGACAGTAGGTTCTATGTCGGCAACATACATAGGTAGCCTTGTATACGGCATAAAATCAGATGCTATCATGACCATGCCACTCCAAGGGTGCACCTCTGCCTTCTGGGTGGAGCTTATTGCAACTTTCATCATCATGTTCCTCGTTGCAGCTTTGACATCTGAATCTCAATCAGTAAGGTTACCTATTCACACCTAAGTTTCTTAAACATGCAACTACctaattaaaacttttaacaCTCTGCAGGTGGGCCATTTATCTGGCTTTGTTGCTGGTGTAGGAATTGGCCTTGGTGTGCTAATCACAGGGTACCTACGGACctaccttttcttttcttttaacttatttttagaaaaattaagatGGTAGTTACATCAGCACAGCAAGGACATGATATAAaattaggaaaatattttttttgataaCTTTTAAGTAGTTTGTGATTGGTACGTTTTAAATATACGgacaaataaaatagtaaaacataATCCATTGtaagaaaattgttaaaaatagttGTTAACTTATCATAGTTGATAAATTATGTGATGCTTGTAGTTGATAAGGTTTTCGTTGTTGCTGGTTGTTAAACTTATTTTAGAGAGATAATTACCATTTTCTTTTCTGGTTTTAGGTTAGAAATGATAGAAAATTGTAACATAGTGTTATTTTGTAATGTGAAAGTGTTGGTTATTTGTTGCAGACCAGTCTCAGGTGGATCAATGAATCCTGCAAGATCGTTAGGTCCGGCAATTCTGTCATGGAAGTTTAAGAACATATGGATATACATGGTAGCCCCGAGTGGTGGAGCTGTGGCAGGAGCTGCAATGTTTCGCTTCCTACGCATTCGAAACCAACATTCTACTACGTTGTTCTCCCCAAACATCAGTGACGCTGGTCGTCCCATACCCTTTTGCTCAAGTTAGTGTGCACCAACATGAATCACTGTTTTAGACCAAACTAAAGAAACTGCAGAATCAGTAGTAATCATTGCATATCAAATAGCTTTAGCAGttcaattcatatattttttttttctagggAGAAGTGGGGCCATGATTTTGCTGGTAGAGAAAATTTGGAGTTTGTTCTGTCAAAGAATATGTCTCGGGAAGAAAAATATCAGATGGTGCATATCGAAAGAATAGGTGTGGTTACAAAATATTTCATCTATAATGAGAATTGTTTTTTATAAGCATGGTTCAAATTCGGTTGAAATGTAATATAGTATATTTTGtgactagtttttttttttcttgttcatttagctaaaatttaatatcaacCATGATACTGTGGTGGCGAGAAGTTTTCTCCCAGAaataaaactcgtttataatttttctttaaggGACCTTGActagacataatataaatatttttttatataatttaattcataactAGTACTACAAATATTTGAATCCTAAATCATGTACGGATGGAGAGGCGATAAATGCTTTGATttccataaatattttctcaccatctatttgtaatttatattcGAAATGCTTAAAAAACTTCTATAAGTCATGTGATATAGTAGACTTCTCAAATAAATTATGCATCCAACAACTTGTGTAGTGATATTAAATGTTGAACTTGAAATCAAACAAATTAAGTTTATATGATTTTGCAATATTGCAATTATTAGTACAAAAATAGTCTTTCACTTCACACAATTTACATCATATTCATAAGAACACAAC from the Vigna angularis cultivar LongXiaoDou No.4 chromosome 3, ASM1680809v1, whole genome shotgun sequence genome contains:
- the LOC108324634 gene encoding probable aquaporin NIP7-1; the protein is MTDIFENQPSPDSSNYASSSGFCVEDKEIGYGAATSKHIYLLANKSVLHFFSIKIDLNYARMVMAELVGTFILMFCVCGISGSTEIQKGAVGLAEYAATAGLTVVVVIFSIGPISCAHVNPAVTIAFATMGQFPWLKVPVYIIAQTVGSMSATYIGSLVYGIKSDAIMTMPLQGCTSAFWVELIATFIIMFLVAALTSESQSVGHLSGFVAGVGIGLGVLITGPVSGGSMNPARSLGPAILSWKFKNIWIYMVAPSGGAVAGAAMFRFLRIRNQHSTTLFSPNISDAGRPIPFCSRRSGAMILLVEKIWSLFCQRICLGKKNIRWCISKE